In Candidatus Poribacteria bacterium, one genomic interval encodes:
- a CDS encoding zinc ABC transporter substrate-binding protein has protein sequence MQRRYISLFLICIFVYIGCDPKGKSPDASVGDKLRVVTTIGMITDVVKNVGGERVDVTGLMGPGVDPHLYKASAGDVQRLTSAQLIFYNGLHLESKMGDILAKMSGDTKTVAVTDAVDRSLLLTPPEFEGQYDPHLWFDVTLWMEAVGKIRDALSEFDSDNTLMYYTNAERYLAKLAELHEYVKAQAERVPPEQRVLVTAHDAFNYFGKAYGFEVRGLQGISTATEAGIADVQELAKFIAERRIPAIFVESSVSSRSLEAVRAAVNSKGFDVIIGGELFSDAMGNEGTPKGTYIGMVRHNIDTIVTALTRSTSTSSMMED, from the coding sequence ATGCAGAGAAGATACATATCACTGTTTTTAATATGCATATTTGTGTACATTGGATGCGATCCAAAAGGGAAATCACCTGATGCTTCCGTTGGAGATAAACTTCGCGTTGTCACGACGATCGGTATGATTACTGATGTTGTTAAAAATGTTGGTGGTGAACGGGTTGATGTCACAGGGTTGATGGGACCGGGGGTAGATCCACACCTTTATAAGGCGAGTGCGGGGGATGTGCAGCGGTTAACTTCGGCGCAACTCATCTTCTATAACGGGCTGCACCTTGAATCGAAAATGGGCGACATTCTTGCCAAAATGTCGGGAGATACAAAAACTGTTGCCGTAACAGATGCAGTTGACCGGAGCCTGCTGCTGACGCCACCGGAATTTGAAGGGCAATACGATCCGCATCTGTGGTTTGACGTAACACTTTGGATGGAAGCCGTGGGAAAGATTCGCGATGCTCTCAGTGAATTCGATTCGGACAATACACTAATGTACTACACTAATGCTGAACGCTACCTCGCGAAACTCGCAGAACTGCACGAATATGTGAAAGCACAGGCGGAACGTGTGCCACCTGAACAACGGGTGCTCGTAACGGCACACGACGCTTTTAACTACTTCGGGAAGGCTTATGGATTTGAGGTGCGCGGATTACAAGGCATTAGCACCGCAACAGAGGCAGGTATCGCTGATGTCCAGGAGTTGGCAAAGTTTATTGCAGAGCGACGCATTCCCGCAATTTTTGTGGAATCCTCTGTTTCGTCGAGGAGTCTTGAAGCGGTCCGGGCAGCTGTGAACTCAAAAGGTTTTGATGTAATAATCGGTGGCGAGCTTTTCTCAGATGCTATGGGAAACGAAGGAACACCTAAAGGCACCTACATCGGAATGGTTCGTCATAACATTGATACGATTGTAACTGCACTCACTCGGAGTACATCCACCAGTTCGATGATGGAGGATTAA
- a CDS encoding metal ABC transporter permease yields MQEHLDIQLIAIVTAVACALPGVFLVLRRMTLMSDAISHAILPGIVLAFFLTKSLSSPLLILAAAGTGVLTVVFVELLQRTKLVKEDAAIGLTFPALFSIGVILISRFAGNVHLDMDVVLLGELAYAPLNRLDVFGYDLGPISVYVMGTILLLNLAFILLFYKELKLATFDASLAATLGFAPTLIHYGLMTLVSVTTVGAFDAVGSILVVALIAGPPATAYLITNRLSLMLTLSAIIGSMNAVGGYWLASVFDVSIAGMIATMTLLVFGLIFLVVPNRGLIAIARRRTRQKREFAQTMLVIHLFNHEGLPEAEAESEIAHLHEHLRWDPSFATQVVKYALHNRCVSQEETQLMLTERGRSVAQQALVQ; encoded by the coding sequence ATACAAGAGCATCTTGATATTCAACTCATTGCGATTGTGACAGCGGTGGCGTGCGCTTTGCCCGGTGTGTTCTTAGTGCTAAGGCGAATGACTTTGATGAGTGATGCCATTAGCCACGCAATTCTCCCCGGTATCGTCCTCGCCTTTTTTCTTACGAAAAGCCTGTCGTCGCCGCTTCTCATTCTTGCCGCTGCCGGAACCGGTGTACTCACCGTTGTTTTCGTTGAGTTGCTGCAACGGACGAAACTGGTGAAAGAGGATGCCGCGATTGGCTTAACGTTCCCTGCCCTTTTCAGCATCGGGGTGATCCTGATTTCTCGATTTGCAGGCAACGTTCATTTGGATATGGATGTTGTCCTCCTCGGTGAACTCGCTTATGCGCCGCTTAACCGGTTAGATGTTTTCGGATACGATTTAGGTCCCATATCTGTATATGTGATGGGGACGATTCTGCTGCTGAACCTCGCCTTTATTCTGCTATTTTACAAAGAGTTGAAGTTAGCAACCTTTGACGCAAGTTTAGCAGCTACGTTGGGGTTCGCGCCTACCCTAATTCACTATGGGCTGATGACCCTTGTATCCGTAACAACAGTCGGAGCATTTGATGCCGTTGGTTCGATATTGGTTGTTGCTCTTATCGCTGGACCGCCTGCTACGGCGTATCTCATCACAAACAGGCTCTCACTGATGCTTACCCTGAGCGCGATTATTGGGAGTATGAATGCTGTAGGTGGTTATTGGCTCGCGTCCGTCTTCGATGTTTCTATTGCAGGGATGATTGCAACAATGACGCTCCTTGTGTTCGGGCTGATTTTTCTGGTTGTTCCGAACCGTGGACTTATCGCTATCGCACGGAGACGAACACGCCAAAAAAGGGAATTTGCCCAAACGATGTTAGTGATTCACCTCTTTAATCACGAAGGACTTCCGGAAGCTGAAGCAGAGTCGGAGATAGCACATCTTCATGAGCATCTCCGTTGGGACCCTTCTTTCGCTACCCAAGTCGTGAAATACGCCCTGCACAATCGTTGCGTCTCTCAGGAGGAAACACAGTTGATGCTGACAGAACGTGGCCGCTCGGTAGCACAGCAGGCACTTGTGCAATAA
- a CDS encoding VIT1/CCC1 transporter family protein — protein sequence MEQQKQVRPDSKTIKVWRGYLQDEVDASFLYGVFAELESDAKRREILSELAVVETRHVDRWERMLDTYNIKAKKHRPTLKARLMAWYARRFGGEFPLSQMLNEEASEVKDYLMLHRNSMRTDIKEAALALAKESAQHTKSLQELTGSSDEPWHKTESGGMVGNIVYGFNDGLTANFGLVAGVIAATSDVSTILVTGIVGTVADSLSMGASGYLAAKSEQEVYEHEIEVEREEIRLMPDLEEEELSLIYAARGMPEEQARELAQEVMSDPERALAEKVQAELKIGELHTAPLKEGWITGLATAIGAFIPVAPFLFTRGAAAIWISFTLAMLSHFAVGGARSIFTGRGLFRSGIDMFVVGLGVAGVGYLVGELLEHFFFGN from the coding sequence ATGGAACAACAAAAACAGGTTCGACCGGACAGTAAAACGATCAAGGTGTGGAGAGGTTATTTGCAAGACGAAGTGGATGCCAGTTTTCTATATGGCGTTTTTGCTGAACTTGAGTCGGACGCCAAGCGGAGAGAAATATTAAGCGAACTTGCTGTGGTGGAAACTCGACATGTGGACCGGTGGGAACGAATGCTCGATACATACAATATAAAGGCTAAAAAGCATCGTCCGACATTGAAAGCAAGGTTGATGGCGTGGTATGCTCGCCGATTTGGAGGTGAGTTCCCGCTTTCTCAGATGTTGAATGAGGAGGCAAGTGAAGTCAAAGACTATTTAATGCTTCACAGGAACAGCATGAGGACGGATATCAAAGAGGCTGCACTTGCTTTAGCCAAAGAGTCTGCCCAGCATACGAAAAGTTTACAGGAGCTTACCGGCTCAAGTGATGAACCGTGGCACAAAACCGAGTCTGGAGGTATGGTAGGCAACATCGTTTATGGGTTCAACGACGGATTAACGGCGAACTTCGGTTTAGTCGCCGGCGTTATCGCGGCAACCTCCGATGTCTCTACGATTCTCGTGACAGGCATCGTTGGGACGGTCGCCGACTCGCTGTCTATGGGGGCTTCAGGCTACCTCGCTGCAAAAAGTGAGCAGGAGGTTTATGAGCACGAAATAGAAGTCGAAAGAGAGGAAATTCGCCTCATGCCTGATCTTGAGGAAGAGGAACTTTCACTTATTTATGCCGCACGGGGCATGCCCGAAGAGCAGGCTCGCGAACTCGCACAAGAAGTGATGAGTGATCCAGAAAGAGCACTGGCAGAAAAGGTCCAAGCTGAACTTAAAATAGGTGAGTTACATACAGCTCCGCTCAAAGAGGGGTGGATTACAGGACTCGCGACTGCTATCGGTGCCTTCATTCCGGTTGCACCGTTCCTTTTTACAAGGGGAGCAGCTGCCATCTGGATCTCGTTTACGCTCGCGATGTTGTCCCACTTTGCTGTTGGTGGTGCCCGAAGTATCTTCACTGGGCGGGGTTTGTTTCGTAGTGGTATTGACATGTTTGTTGTAGGGCTTGGTGTCGCAGGCGTTGGCTACCTCGTTGGTGAACTTTTAGAACACTTCTTTTTTGGGAATTAA
- a CDS encoding metal ABC transporter ATP-binding protein yields MKAIEVTDLTVAYQDQPVLWDVDLDVPPGVLLSIVGPNGAGKTTLIKAILGLVRPAAGNILIYDKPYEAQRRIVGYVPQRGTVDWDFPTNVLDVVMMGRYGALGWVRRPGKQERELAMHALEKVGMEAYSTRQISQLSGGQQQRVFLARALVQDATVYLMDEPFQGVDATTERAIVTLLKEFREKGKTVVVVHHDLQTVTEYFDWVMLLNIRRIASGPVDETFTPENLRITYGGRVAFMTK; encoded by the coding sequence ATGAAAGCCATTGAAGTAACAGATTTAACAGTTGCCTATCAAGATCAGCCTGTCTTGTGGGATGTCGATTTGGATGTACCACCTGGGGTGCTCTTGTCGATTGTCGGTCCCAATGGCGCGGGTAAAACGACGTTGATCAAGGCGATTTTGGGACTGGTGCGCCCTGCGGCAGGCAATATCTTGATTTACGACAAACCTTATGAAGCGCAACGCCGAATTGTTGGGTATGTCCCGCAACGGGGGACGGTTGACTGGGATTTTCCAACAAACGTGCTGGATGTCGTTATGATGGGACGTTACGGCGCACTCGGATGGGTGCGACGACCCGGGAAGCAGGAGCGGGAGCTTGCCATGCATGCCTTGGAAAAGGTGGGTATGGAGGCATATAGCACTCGGCAAATTAGTCAACTCTCTGGCGGACAGCAACAGCGGGTTTTCCTTGCCCGTGCTCTTGTTCAAGACGCTACAGTATACTTGATGGATGAACCTTTTCAGGGCGTTGATGCTACCACAGAACGCGCCATTGTCACGCTACTTAAGGAGTTCAGAGAAAAGGGAAAAACCGTTGTCGTGGTGCATCACGATTTACAAACGGTAACCGAGTATTTCGATTGGGTAATGCTTTTGAACATTCGTCGGATCGCAAGCGGACCCGTTGATGAAACCTTTACACCTGAAAATTTGCGAATAACTTACGGGGGGCGTGTCGCGTTCATGACGAAATAG
- a CDS encoding metal ABC transporter permease, translating into MEYLSILTHLDYTLLIVAMGAALLGAVSGSLGTYAVLRRQSLLGDAISHAALPGIAIAFLLTGSKTPLVLVLGAAIAGWLGTLLILGIVRLTRIKYDSALGIILSTFFGFGLVLHTLIQRTGNANQAGLDTFLFGQAATILESDVLTIGILGGTAIVIMLVFWKELKLLVFDDGFAASLGFPIRALDILLTSLLVIAIVLGLQAVGAVLMSAMLVAPAVAARQWTNKLSVMMFLAAGFGALAGVSGTIISSSASRIPTGPTIVLCATVVVGFSIIFAPNRGLLWDWFRHQRNKRRIAVEGYGGRSYAEPQDD; encoded by the coding sequence ATGGAATATCTGAGTATTCTTACTCATCTTGATTATACGCTTCTGATTGTCGCCATGGGTGCTGCCTTGCTTGGTGCTGTAAGCGGGTCCCTCGGCACTTATGCTGTTTTGCGTCGCCAGAGTCTCCTCGGCGATGCCATTTCCCATGCCGCGTTGCCCGGTATTGCAATCGCATTTCTGCTGACAGGAAGTAAAACCCCTCTGGTTTTGGTCCTCGGTGCGGCAATTGCGGGATGGCTCGGTACACTGCTCATTTTGGGTATCGTAAGGCTGACGCGTATCAAATACGATAGCGCACTTGGGATCATACTGTCCACTTTTTTTGGGTTCGGGTTAGTGCTACATACGCTGATTCAGCGGACCGGTAATGCGAATCAAGCCGGATTGGATACGTTTCTCTTCGGACAAGCCGCCACTATTCTGGAGAGCGATGTGTTGACAATTGGTATACTCGGGGGCACTGCAATCGTCATCATGCTTGTTTTTTGGAAAGAGTTGAAGTTATTGGTTTTTGATGATGGTTTTGCTGCATCGCTTGGGTTCCCGATCCGTGCACTTGACATTCTGTTGACGAGTCTCCTCGTTATAGCGATCGTTCTCGGTTTGCAAGCTGTCGGTGCTGTTTTGATGAGTGCGATGTTGGTCGCGCCAGCGGTCGCTGCACGACAGTGGACCAATAAGCTTAGCGTGATGATGTTTCTCGCTGCTGGTTTTGGAGCACTCGCAGGCGTGAGTGGAACGATTATCAGTAGTAGTGCTTCACGTATCCCGACTGGCCCAACGATTGTGTTGTGTGCAACAGTTGTTGTGGGATTCTCGATCATTTTTGCCCCGAATCGTGGACTTTTGTGGGACTGGTTTCGGCACCAGCGAAACAAACGGCGTATAGCCGTTGAGGGGTATGGTGGTAGATCGTATGCTGAGCCACAGGACGACTAA